From the genome of Candidatus Binataceae bacterium:
TCACTGAGAAGGTCTACGACGAATCGCGTTGGATCGCCGAGCCGTTCCACCTCTACGACTGCTGCCAAGAGAACGACGGCGCCGCCGCGCTTATCCTGGTGTCCGCGGAGCGCGCGAAGGATCTGAAACAGAAGCCGGCTTACGTGCTTGGTGCTGCGATGGGGGCAGGATACCGCGTCCATAGCACAATGGCCGGACATGCGACGCCGGACTTGGCCAGCTCGCATTTCAAGACCGTCGCCCGGCACATGTACGAGATGGCCGAGGTCGATCCGAATGAGGTCGACGTCGTCCAATCGTACGAGAACTTCACCGGCGGCGTTCTGATGAGCCTGGTCGAGCATGGCTTCTTCGCTCCTGAAGAAGCGATGGAATTTCTCAAGCTGGAAAACCTGATCGCGCCGAACGGCAAGCTGCCGCTCAACACCAGCGGCGGTAACCTGGCCGAATGCTACATGCATGGCCTCGAATTGCAGATCGAGGCGGTTCGGCAGATCCGTGGCCAGTCGACCAGCCAGGTGCCGGACGTGAAAGTTTCGCTGGCCTCCTCGGGCCCAATGGTCACCCCTGTCAGCACAATCATCTTTGGTTCGGAGGCCGCGCTCTGATGTCGAACTACTATCTGCCATTCGGCCTGCCGGTTCCGGTCCCCGAGCACGACGGCCTTTCCAAGCCTTATTGGGACGGCCTGCGCAAGGAAACCATCATGGTGCAACGGAATCCGCGCACCGGTGTCTATCAATTTCCGCCGCAGTGGATTTGCCACGACACCCAGACTTTCGACGTGGAATGGGTTGCCGTGGAACCGAAGGGTGTGATCTATAGCTGGACTCGCGCCGGACATCCGGTGCATCCGGCCCTCAAGGACGCGTGCCCGTATATAGTCGTGGTGGTCGAGCTCCCTCACGCGGGCGGCGTGCGCATGCTGGGCAATCTCTTAGGCGATCCTCGCCAGACCTTCCGGATTGGCACGCCAGTCGAGTCCGTGTTCGAACATCACAACGATTCGGAGCCAAAATTTACGCTCCTGCAATGGCGCGTCTCTGAGCGCTGCTAAAAGCGCATTCTAGGAGGAACTGAGAAGGGTATCGCGATGAATCATGATGTCACCATAGTTGACGAAAAGAACCGCTGGCGGCTCGAAACGCCCGGCCATCAGGGATGGGAACGCACTGCGCAGCCGGACGATCCTCGCAGGTATCTGATGGTCTCGGCGGACTGTCATTGCAACGAACCGGGAGGCCTGTGGTGGCAGCGTATAGACAAGAAGTTCCAAC
Proteins encoded in this window:
- a CDS encoding OB-fold domain-containing protein; the encoded protein is MSNYYLPFGLPVPVPEHDGLSKPYWDGLRKETIMVQRNPRTGVYQFPPQWICHDTQTFDVEWVAVEPKGVIYSWTRAGHPVHPALKDACPYIVVVVELPHAGGVRMLGNLLGDPRQTFRIGTPVESVFEHHNDSEPKFTLLQWRVSERC